The following nucleotide sequence is from Solea senegalensis isolate Sse05_10M linkage group LG19, IFAPA_SoseM_1, whole genome shotgun sequence.
GTCACTGATCTCCTTCAGATTACATGGTCTATACAAGATGTAGTCTACCTGTGTGCTCCTACCTCCACTCTTATAAGTTACCCTATGCTCGTGCCTCTTCTGGAAAAAAGGATTCACTACAGCCATTTCCATCATTTTTGCAAAGTCTaccaccatctgtccctctgtgttcctgtcctggataccaaacctgcccatcacttcttcatcacctctatttcctgcaccaacatgtccatTGACGTCTGCACCAATTaccactctctcacctctggggatattctgcatcacttcatctaactcactccagaatgtttccttttcctctaattcacatcccacctgtggggcatagccactaataacatttaacatcacaccttcaatttcAAGCTTCAGACTCATCAGTCTATCTGACACTCTTTTCACTTCCAGGACATTCCTAACAAACTCCTCCTTTAGGATAACCCCTCctccatttctcttcctatcAATACCATAGTAGTACAACTTCAAACCTGCACCTAAGCTTCTCGCCTTGCTACCTTTCCACCTGGACTCCTGGACACACAATCAACTCTCTAGCTTTTCCTGTCATTGTCCCAATATTCAAAGTGCCTACTCTCAGTCCCAGACTCTTGCCtttcctgttttctctctgtttctgaaccCGCcttgctcctctcctccttcgaCTTCGACTTACAGTAGCCCAATTCCATACCGACCGATCCGGTATGGAAGTCATAGATTTGATTCGCATATTTGGTTTTGGCACAAGTTTTAtgccggatgcccttcctgacggAACCCTCtgcatttatccaggcttgggaccggCTCAAAAAGACACTGGCTTGAGACCACCTAAGGCTGCAtttgataataatgatgatgatgataataaaaatgaagaagCATGCCAcgaccaaaataaaatattcacttttacaaGATTTCCCGTATAAAAATAGTGATGTGGTACATTCAACAGAGGGGATCATTGAAAATGACTAATAATGTTGCATAATCAACACACCTTTAAtattacacacatgcatacatacagcTTTACAGCTTAAATATCATATGTGAAAATCAATCATCTAAATTCTCATACTGACTCATAACATGTCAGAGACAGAAGTATTCATTGGTGTCATCTCTGTTTCATCCACATTTACTTTGTCTAAGTTGCCACCATCAGGTTCTGTAACAGGACGCCACAGGAGCAAGAGACGCTGTCGAGGACACAACATTCAACAATTACCAAATGTTAATCatgttaattatattatttaaatagaCGAGGTTGATTAAAAagcagcatatactgtatatatctatatctatttagatatagatatatacacatacatatatgacaGTAAAAATAATTCATGATGATGACCCTACTTGTTTGAGGGAGCCCTTGGTCTTGGTGAGGCAGATTTTGCAAACGGCCCAGATGGGTATGAAGAcgacagaggaaaaagaaaaggaccaGCCCAGATAGTAGGCCCAGTCTGGGTACACATAGTCCCCAGTTTTTAGGGGCTGAAAGTCCAGGAAGGAGCCAATGAAGCAAACCTGAAAATATAACACACAATAAGCTTGTTACATTTGCTGATTTTTTGGGAGCCCTCTTAGAGGGTTTACTAGCAGACATTCAACcaaagttattattatcattattattattatttgtgtatgtgtaaaatTACTTGACAGTGAGTTTTTGGTTTCCGTACCCATAAGAATTAGTATATTTACTTTAGAGCTCCAGTGTgcaactgctgctgttgatgttattattcagcCTGTTCAGTTTGAACGATGCATCATTCCtctgaaaacagactctgtcaagTAACACTAAAGCTGCGCTGCAATCGAGTGGAGTGTTTGGGTTTGTAAAGCAGTAAAATGTACGGTACGTCCATGAATGGAGCgagacacaaactgagcaggGAAAAAGAGcggctggatgtcctccatcattgattgttgtgttgtgttctatgTCGTTGTTCGTTGTCAACATGGTAGTGATGTTTgtctgttgcccaatcagcaGACTGTCCAAGGTGGAGCCAGTCTACCATTTTACTGTGGTACCCCAAAGGAAGGGTGTATGgaatggttattttggtactattccaaatggggaaaaaagtattttgttgcTACTTGATGATAACATAAagacaccccccaccccactcTTCCTTGGtctattcctcttcctccccctaaGGGTCATTATCGAGATGCCCAGATTCCAACTCTGAAGCTTCCTTACAATGCAccttataataatattaactgTTTGAGACAATTTGTTAAAATTATGATGTTTACTAGTAAAAAAAACCAAGTCATGTTGTAACTCACCAAGCAGATCAGAGGGGTGATGTAACACCAGCACAGTTTAAAAATGACCCATGGCCTCTGACCCGTCATGTCTTCTATAGCATCACACATCCGGTCAGCCCCTGAATGATAAAGATATTTAgtaacatctgtgtttttattcacatgatTTCAACTATAAAAGCACAAATGTATTTCCTGATCAACTCAGTGATATTGTTGCATTATTGGCTTTTATAGCaactgcagttgttgttgtttttttggggggggttgaTCTCTTACCAAAAGCCCATCCAACAGCCACACTCTGGACCATgcacacaaataacaaacatgcTCCACTGCAACCATAGTAATCAATCAGCTGGAAAATGTAGACTCCTCCCTGCACaagacaaaacagaaaatcacacacaaaaaaaatcctctatGATGATTGGTTAAGATCCTCTCATTGCGTAATACCTGGGTGGTCAGAAGGATCTGTATGGTGAAGCAGACACAGCAGAACAGGAGGAGGAATATTTCTCGGCACCAGGGTCTTCGTAAAACTCCTGGGAATATGTCGGTCACTGACGATATTATCGTTTCCAAACCTACAAACTACAAAGAATCAAACTTCAGCAAATCATTgcaaaaaatgtgcattaagATTTAAGGAGAGACTGGGAAGAGTGCACGATTTAATCTGAGGAATCAGAGCCTCATTTGCTAGACATCACGTTCAGCTTTCTCAGCCTTTTCAGCTGTGAGTCGCCTGTCAACACTATAGAGCTCCAGGAGATGAGGTCACAAAACAAAGATCACGCCCTCTGGCGATAACGCTGttcacatatgtatgtatatatgtgaacAGCGTTATTGCTAGAGGGCGTGACCTTTGTTTTGTGACCTCATCTGCCCCAGAATGCCAATACAGTTGGAGACAAGCTAACAGGAGCATTTTAGCAGATTTACAATCATAGCCTGAGGCCCATGTCACGGAGGACACACCCTGGATCAGTGAGAGCTGCcagcaaaaaaaaggacattgtCTGGTTTAGACACATTTGCTTTagcaggagaatctctggaGTTGATCCAGAGGAACTTCTGCAGACATTTACTTTCTACATCCAGACCCTCTGCAGTTAAAAGTCTGAAACCATTTCCTTATTCAAGTGTCAAAGTCAATCCACCAATTAATCTTACCACTGTGTCCAACCCCAACATAATGAGCATGATGAAGAAGCAGGCCCCCCACAACTGAGGCAGAGGCATCATGGCTACAGCCTGAGGAAACGCAATGAACGCCAGCCCAGGTCCTGAGAAGACCAgagaaatattagcattttcATCGTCTCCACTTGCTTTGACTAAGATCTTTGTCATtctgcaaaaacatgcacaaataaatataaattcacatttatCCCAAAAACAGTGACTTTCACCTGAATCGACGACCATGTCGATGGTGGTTCCCTGAGCCTGAGCCATGAAGCCCAGAGACGAGAAGACTGCAAAGCCAGCGACGAAGCTGGTGCCACTGTTGAGTGCACACAACCACAGACTGTCCCTgaagatatacacacacaataatcacTTTAATATCTGAGATTTTACATAAAACTACACAggatgaatgttttatttcacccAGTAATGCTAAATacagtaattcattcattggtGGCTGGAGAGTTAGCCAAAGCACCGGGGCGTGTGCCCCAAATACACTCATTATTTCTTATTAATTGCTTAAACAATTTCTTTTTGATGACAATAGTGGAGACAGGAAATATGGGACAGGTCGTAGTGGAACAGTATTCAGCCACTATAGGAACTGCTTCCTGGCCAAATGGTTAACCCTGTCTTCATGTTATCATAAAGTGtcaaagattatgactttattgtcgGACGACTTCAattatgaccaaaaaaaaattctaatagcaaaaaaagacaataaaaaaacaacattgtcttTTTTACGCCGCCATCGTTCAGTCAGTCCTGTGCACCTCCATCACCCCAGACTGTTGCCAGGAGGCGGCGCTGCAGAGACAGTTTCCTCCCCCAGGCTGTCTCTCAAATGAACAATGAATGATCTCTGCACTATGCTCACTTACACATTCTGGTTATGTACCGTagtgaaccaaactgaaccggtCCACTCGGAGGAAACACGTCTTTAAAGTTCACCCCACTTTGTGCTCTTCACTGGTGGTGAAGAACTAGAAATACAGCCTGCGATCTAAGAGCATCAGTAACTGAGAAGTAACTGGTGAATTGGTGAATGTATGACAATTACTGCATGAAGTTAGATGGACTTCACTGATGTAGTCGCCGTGATAACAACtgaacatatactgtatcaGTGGAGAGAGTGATCACATGGCTCACTTGACACAGTTGTTCTTGACTTTGTTGTAGCTGCCCAGAGTGATTATGGATCCTTCTGCAACACCATAGGAGAAGAGGACCTGAGAACTCGCCTCCATCCACACCTGATCAACAAGggcaaagaaaatattattatcattcatatcaAATCATCACCATTGTTATTATACAATCATTAAAGTAGAATtctttatcaacaatctctgctcaTATAAATGACGTCATaattctataaacatgtcatcactgactcaaactgtcctgtataaacttagaacttgatacagttgttgtgtatctgctgctggtctctctcttctgtctctgactcacctccctcttgtcctttctctcccccacctctcctctgtcccccatttttcctttcaccccaaccggtcgaggcagatgctgcacatctgtgagtgtggttctgtcagagatttctttttctttccactgaagcctagtgtttgctcatgtgaactgttgtgtttctctgctacatgttgttgttatgtACACTATATTGATTACAGTTCTATAGTTTATAGATATTGATGGTGTGCGGTCACATGGTCAAAAAAGTGACCCTCTCTATTATTGAAGTTCCTCAGCCCTGCTTCACAATAACTGACCTGAGGTGTAAACCCAtggtaaccggagggttgcctgTTTAAAGCCatgccaggtcaagggctggggtacccctgagcaacgTACCAGTCCTCATTGCTCTTTGGATAAATTGGAGGGTTTTCaaaccaaacagacaaacatggtAAAGCTTCAGGATTTACTGTTTCACCtaacttttactgtttcacttaactttttttttttatttttttttattttgtatgtttgttaTGCACctatgacaccagaacaaattccttgtatgtgcaaatcatacttggcaaaaaagctcttctgattctgattctgattctggtgTGTGTCACCTGAAGGTCTGCCAGACGAGAAGGTTCTGGATACAGATAGTAGACAACACCTTGCCAGGCTCCTGGTAATGTCAACCCCCTGACCAGCAGGATGGCCAGCATTATGTAGGGAAACACTGCCGTGATGTACACCACCTGCAATGACAGTGGTTATTTAACATATTGCTTCAGGTTGACAGAATGTGACTATTGAACTGAACATAAGTTCTGTCCATGcaattaatgttaaaaaaaatccacaaagaaaaaaaaaaagccaggcgaaaaaaaataaactgcagaGGCTTGACCACGTACCACAGCCGTGTCTGTCTGAGCTCCACACCGACAGGATCAAGCAACTTGATCAGTTGCCTTATTGTATCTTGTGATACAACATAGCCTCTCTGGATCACACTCAGGTGCAACCATCGGTACCCCTGCATCTGCCCCGTTCCAGCTATTTCATTTTGCATGAATGCGGCCACCTCCTCCAAGTTTGTATGGTTTATCCTCCTGAACAAACTAAGTTTCTGATACAGTCTCTTCAGCGTGTTTTTGAGCCAAAGGAGAGAATTTCCTTATTATAGTACCGCTTAATCGACATGTCTGTAGAGGCAGCCATGGCCATCGATTATAGTACTTttctaaattaatttatttttatgcctgactttgtttttcttttttttttgcctgactttttttttcttgtgtcagatttttttttttttttggctggccctaatactccttcgTAGAAATGCTTTGATATTTATTccgaaaaaaatacattaaattaaaaagatcACTTTCAGAGATTTCAAACACACTACCCTGACAGTTGTGAGGGATaataactatttattttttctcaatgtggccctaatactccgtcgtagGTTCTCTAATCTGTTGGCTTTATCAGAAAGTGTTGACCAACCTTTCCTGTGGAGTGGACACCTTTCCAGACGCAGAAGTAGCAGGCCACCCAGCAGGCCACCAGACACAGCACCACGTCCCATTTCACGGTGCCAACCTCATCTATTCCCCCAGACATAGACAACACTCCTCGCCTGTTCAGGGACACCAGACAGTAGGTGAAGGTTATGCGTAGGTCAAGTGAAGAATTGCTGTTCTGTTTCTAATGTGCTGGCTGTGACAGGACTCACTCACTCCCAAAACTCAGAAACTGAAGACTTGCTGTGATCTCCAGACGTGAAGTTGACGGTCTGGTTGCCACGGTGCATCGTTGTCCAGTTCACAGAAGTCAGGTCCATACATCTGTctgttgaaaaagaaagtgtgtttgtaagaggtactgacacagagacacatgatcTGTATGGTACAGTGGCTGACAGggccaaaacacatgcagcaggAGCAACGAGCagcatattcacaaacacaaacaaaaacacacacaaaccccaaaacaccgGCAAGTCATTTAAAGTTTGCTGACCTGTGTTCCAGGGATTGCTGCAGGTTGCCCAAGGCAGAGTGGCAGTGAAACAGTAGATGAGGTAGAGTAGTGCCCAGGCCAGGATCATGCAGTAGACTTTGGCATACAGCTGGATAACGATGACGGCATAACCAGCTCCTTAAGAAGGGAAAACAACCTTTAACACACTTTATCCTGTTTGTTGACAAAgctctaaataaaataaagaatctATAATCATAGAATGGGCTGGTGTagctctctgtcactgtgtacAGGTAATAATGATTACCTGTTGCCAGTGGGCAGATCCTGGTCCAGCAGGTGATGGCACTCTCCTGTGTGTACTGACCAATGGCAGTCTCCAGCAGGAAGAGTGGAACGCCCAACAGCACGGCGAAGAAGAGGTAAGGCAACAGGAAGACGcctgcacacagaaacacactcgTGTGACGGTGTTTGTTGTCGCTGAATTTGAAGAGAGTCGTTCTTTGACGTTCTTAGTGGATTTAAGAACATCAACCACCTTTTTACTGTTCACTTGACTTGACACAGCCAGGTCTCTACTCAGTGAAATCATGGCTGCCAGTCACCACCAGGAAAAACAGACTTTGTTTTCGACATAAACTTAAAGCTGTctgtcttaagaacatgtttgctgctttatctcactgtgagacagcttttgttttcagtttgcagtttttctttgtaaactgctcaatTTATTGCATCTTAATCCATAAAAAGGTGAGCTGCTGGTCTCggctgggttagggttagggtctcACACTTGTTTACACATATAAAACATCGCTGTAGTTTTGGCAGCAGAAACCTGCACCTCACCCAAACACAACGTCTTTAATTTCGTTCATTATACATAATAGAACACTAATGCTacaatgtgtgtttatacttcAGGGGAATTACATTTAGCATTTAACTGACCCCATGAAACAacgacagaggaagagagtgaccCTACCCGTAGGAAGCCCGGGGCCCCCGCCTGGAGCCAGGCCCAGACGGAGGGCCCGTGAGCGCCTGGTGGCTGGGTCTACCACGGGGCCCAGCCAGGCACAGCCCGAACAAGTCCCGTGGCCTCTTCATCGTCCTTTATCCGACCCACCACCTGCAGGGAGACCGACTGGGGTCGGGTGCGCTGCCATATGGGTGGCAGTGAAGGTCGGGGGTCTCGACTTACTGGACCTGGGCAGCAGAAGCTGGCTCTGGGGACGTGGAACGTCACCTCGCTGTGGGGGAAAGAGCCAGTGCTTGTGCGGGAGATGGAGCGCTACCAGATAGATCTGGTGGGGCTTACCTCCACGCA
It contains:
- the LOC122785457 gene encoding sodium- and chloride-dependent betaine transporter-like → MQNAVEKREQWGKKREYLLAVAGNVVGLGNVWRFPYLCYKNGGGVFLLPYLFFAVLLGVPLFLLETAIGQYTQESAITCWTRICPLATGAGYAVIVIQLYAKVYCMILAWALLYLIYCFTATLPWATCSNPWNTDRCMDLTSVNWTTMHRGNQTVNFTSGDHSKSSVSEFWERGVLSMSGGIDEVGTVKWDVVLCLVACWVACYFCVWKGVHSTGKVVYITAVFPYIMLAILLVRGLTLPGAWQGVVYYLYPEPSRLADLQVWMEASSQVLFSYGVAEGSIITLGSYNKVKNNCVKDSLWLCALNSGTSFVAGFAVFSSLGFMAQAQGTTIDMVVDSGPGLAFIAFPQAVAMMPLPQLWGACFFIMLIMLGLDTVFVGLETIISSVTDIFPGVLRRPWCREIFLLLFCCVCFTIQILLTTQGGVYIFQLIDYYGCSGACLLFVCMVQSVAVGWAFGADRMCDAIEDMTGQRPWVIFKLCWCYITPLICLVCFIGSFLDFQPLKTGDYVYPDWAYYLGWSFSFSSVVFIPIWAVCKICLTKTKGSLKQRLLLLWRPVTEPDGGNLDKVNVDETEMTPMNTSVSDML